CGGCCGGCTTTTCGGCAGGGGCTTGATGGGTCGTCGGGCACGACGAATGATAGAGCGATTCATCGTCGGCCTCTCGGTTCTTCGCGCCAGCCACCACCTGCTTGGGGTGTCACTCTGGACGCTGGCGCTCTATGTGATCTACGCCGCGCAGGTTTGGCTGATGATGGAAGGTTTTGGATTTATTAGTGCTTATCCTCTGATATCTGCTTCGCCGGTGGTAGCCTGCTTCGTCATACTGATCGTCGATTCGATTGCCATCGCCTTGCCTTCGGCGCCGAGCGCGGTAGGGACCTTCCACGCCATAACGCTGCTTGGACTATCGCTTTTCGATGTCCCGGCCGACCCGGCGATGGGCTTTGCGATCGTTCAGCATCTCGGCGTAACCCTATACAGCTTTGCGTTTGGCATACCATGTCTATGGCGGGAAGGAGTGAAACTGGCAGAACTAAAGGGATCGATAATAGAAGAACGAAGAGGGAAGGCTGTCGATCACTGAGCCAATGGTGCTGAAGGCATATGCCAAGATCAACTTGGGACTTCGGGTAGGGGCACGGCGGCCGGACGGTTATCATGAACTTGAGACCTTCTTCCAACGGATCGATCTGGCTGATGAGATCGAACTGACACCGGCAGAAAGTGTAACCTATGACGGTCCGAAGTTGACCGAGACGGACGAGGCCAACCTCGTCATCCGGGCGGCGAGGCGATTTATCGCGACCTTCAGTGGGTCAGGAGCACACATCAAACTCCGCAAGCGGATCCCGGTAGGTGCCGGTCTGGGAGGAGGCTCGAGTGATGCTGCAGCGGTTCTGCGCGGCATGGCTCGCACAAACGGAGTGGAACCCAAAGACACGCGCCTCTTTGAGATAGCCCTGGGGCTAGGCTCCGATGTACCGTTCTTCCTGCTCGACCGGCCTGCCGCGATTGGTCGGTCGCGCGGGGAAGTCTTGAAGTCGGCGGAAAGCCTTCCTGAGAAGACAAGGGTCGTCATTCTCTGGCCCGGTTTTCC
This region of Calditrichota bacterium genomic DNA includes:
- the ispE gene encoding 4-(cytidine 5'-diphospho)-2-C-methyl-D-erythritol kinase: MVLKAYAKINLGLRVGARRPDGYHELETFFQRIDLADEIELTPAESVTYDGPKLTETDEANLVIRAARRFIATFSGSGAHIKLRKRIPVGAGLGGGSSDAAAVLRGMARTNGVEPKDTRLFEIALGLGSDVPFFLLDRPAAIGRSRGEVLKSAESLPEKTRVVILWPGFPISTTWAYRSLDERLTLGTEGTNISVRNFSEGTTERDHLRNDFEAVVFAAHPELLEARDQLLTLGARNAGLSGSGSALYAVFDDEARAGPAVLGWPAPWLAFLCRPC